One Prunus dulcis chromosome 8, ALMONDv2, whole genome shotgun sequence DNA window includes the following coding sequences:
- the LOC117638116 gene encoding 3',5'-nucleoside bisphosphate phosphatase, with protein MVGDGFIINHSTNSSNKLESPKKTKKKKKRGGTKKKMTTEQTLAFKSVSEWVFLEQASSLPSTAASCVVDDFGVQKSLGRGGDKVVFELHSHSKCSDGFLSPSKLVERAHGNGVKVLALTDHDTMSGIPEALEAARRFRIKIIPGVEISTKFYPRGDSEPEEPVHILAYYSSCGPTSFEDLEKFLSNIRDGRYLRAKTMVSKLNMLKLPVKWEHVSRIAGKGVAPGRLHVARALVEAGYVENLKQAFSRYLFDGGPAYSTGSEPLAEEAIQMICDTGGVAVLAHPWSLKNPVTIIRRLKEAGLHGIEVHRSDGKLAVYSDLAETYDLLKLGGSDYHGRGGHGESELGSVNLPVLVLRDFLKVARPIWCRSIRHILENYAEEPSDFNLAKITRFGKGVSPLSCGKDLIDRCLSSWLTNEERQNAVFEAIRLKLSHVSINQGGIQVPVESK; from the exons ATGGTGGGTGACGGCTTTATCATTAACCACAGCACGAACAGTTCCAACAAATTAGAGAgcccaaagaaaacaaagaagaagaagaagcgtGGTGGtaccaagaagaagatgaccaCCGAGCAGACTTTGGCTTTCAAATCTGTGAGTGAATGGGTTTTCTTGGAACAAGCTTCTTCACTGCCTTCCACTGCAGCTTCTTGTGTTGTCGATGATTTTGGGGTACAGAAGAGCCTTGGAAGAGGTGGAGACAAGGTAGTGTTTGAATTGCATTCACATTCAAAATGCAGTGATGGGTTTCTTTCGCCTTCCAAGTTGGTGGAGAGGGCTCATGGAAATGGG GTGAAAGTTCTTGCTCTGACAGATCATGACACGATGTCTGGCATACCTGAGGCCCTGGAAGCAGCTCGGAGATTTCGCATAAAGATAATTCCAGGTGTTGAAATCAGTACAAAATTCTACCCAAG AGGAGATTCTGAACCAGAGGAACCAGTACACATCCTTGCATATTACAGCAGCTGTGGGCCAACAAGTTTTGAAGATCTGGAAAAGTTCTTGTCTAATATAAGGGATGGTCGTTATCTTCGCGCAAAAACTATGGTCTCCAAACTGAACATGCTCAAGTTGCCTGTTAAATGGGAGCATGTCTCAAGGATTGCAGGCAAGGGAGTCGCTCCTGGGAGACTGCATGTGGCCCGTGCGCTGGTTGAAGCAGGTTATGTGGAAAACCTGAAACAAGCTTTTTCCCGCTATCTTTTCGATGGTGGACCTGCATACTCGAC GGGAAGCGAACCTCTGGCAGAAGAAGCAATACAAATGATTTGTGATACAGGAGGTGTGGCTGTGCTAGCTCATCCTTGGTCATTGAAAAATCCGGTGACCATCATAAGAAGGTTGAAAGAAGCTGGTCTTCACGGGATTGAAGTTCATAGAAGTGATGGAAAACTGGCTG TGTACAGTGATCTAGCTGAAACTTATGATCTTTTGAAGCTTGGAGGGTCAGATTATCATGGGAGAGGTGGGCATGGTGAGTCTGAGCTGGGTAGTGTGAACCTTCCAGTGCTGGTTTTGCGTGACTTTCTTAAAGTAGCTCGGCCAATTTGGTGTCGTTCCATTAGGCACATTTTAGAAAATTATGCCGAGGAGCCTTCAGATTTTAATCTAGCAAAGATTACAAGGTTTGGGAAGGGAGTTTCCCCCTTAAGCTGCGGCAAGGATTTGATTGATCGCTGCTTGTCTTCGTGGTTGACAAATGAAGAGAGGCAAAATGCAGTTTTCGAGGCCATCAGATTGAAGCTTTCCCATGTTTCAATTAATCAGGGAGGAATCCAGGTTCCTGTAGAGAGTAAATAA